In Mycobacterium sp. Aquia_216, a genomic segment contains:
- a CDS encoding acyl-CoA dehydrogenase family protein, whose amino-acid sequence MDFRDSPDEAAFRERLRTWLSAHAKEFSGSGDEYWARMADWHRALYENGFFGLSWPRDWGGQDLAPVYDVIVDEELVRAGAPPRPSVGYLVYGIGAHGSDELRKRFLPGIINGTERWCQGFSEPDAGSDLASLTTTATRDGDNYVVHGHKIWTSYSDVADWCLLLARTDPDAKRHRGLSAFVIAMKQTGVQQRPLQMMNGVSNEFGQVFFDGATVPADRMVGAPGDGWAVAMTVVGHEREPSTLGYAARYGKLVRQLLAHWVDREGPVPEELAWAAVQSDMLTHHVRRRLSEQLDGVSHGSEGSLDKLLMTWVEQSVGHAALAVAGTRDPDLLSAYLYSRAQSVMGGTSQIQKNIIASRILGLGV is encoded by the coding sequence TTGGACTTTCGTGACTCACCCGACGAGGCGGCTTTCCGCGAGCGACTGCGTACGTGGCTTTCGGCGCATGCCAAGGAATTCTCCGGCTCGGGCGACGAGTATTGGGCGCGGATGGCCGACTGGCATCGCGCCCTGTACGAGAACGGCTTTTTCGGACTGTCCTGGCCACGCGATTGGGGCGGGCAGGACCTGGCGCCGGTGTACGACGTCATCGTCGACGAGGAGCTGGTGCGCGCCGGCGCCCCGCCCCGTCCCAGCGTCGGCTACCTGGTCTACGGCATCGGCGCGCACGGCAGTGATGAACTGCGCAAGCGCTTCCTGCCCGGCATAATCAACGGCACCGAGCGCTGGTGCCAGGGCTTCAGTGAACCGGACGCGGGCTCGGATCTAGCGTCGCTGACCACCACCGCCACCCGGGACGGCGATAACTACGTCGTGCACGGGCACAAGATCTGGACCAGCTACTCCGACGTGGCCGACTGGTGTCTACTGCTGGCCCGCACCGATCCCGACGCCAAGCGACACCGGGGTCTGTCGGCGTTCGTGATCGCGATGAAACAGACTGGCGTGCAACAACGTCCATTGCAGATGATGAACGGGGTCAGCAACGAATTCGGCCAGGTGTTCTTCGACGGCGCCACGGTGCCGGCGGACCGGATGGTCGGCGCTCCCGGCGACGGCTGGGCGGTGGCGATGACCGTCGTCGGACACGAACGCGAGCCTTCCACTCTCGGCTATGCCGCGCGATACGGCAAGCTCGTCCGACAACTGTTGGCGCACTGGGTTGATCGCGAAGGCCCGGTTCCTGAAGAGTTGGCGTGGGCGGCGGTTCAGTCGGATATGCTGACGCATCACGTGCGGCGGCGGTTGTCCGAGCAGCTGGATGGCGTGTCGCACGGGTCGGAAGGTTCGCTGGACAAGCTGCTGATGACCTGGGTCGAACAATCCGTGGGGCACGCCGCACTGGCGGTCGCCGGGACCCGCGACCCAGATCTGCTCAGCGCCTACCTGTACAGCCGCGCACAGAGCGTCATGGGCGGGACATCACAGATACAGAAGAACATCATCGCTTCACGAATCTTGGGATTGGGAGTCTGA
- a CDS encoding acyl-CoA dehydrogenase family protein codes for MDVRLTPEQQQLRDAAAKLADDLGPTTVADLADDSRIARLDKQIAATGWRSLRADGASGVEVAIVAEEFGRRLVDTPFLGPVLADDLAHRIGVEAGAATPTTVALADRAIDARGARRALSLSANTVLAADLGAVRDGADLTRAEAELGGSAETLGELADDTSARWYALALVATCADLVGIARGAQAVACDYAKIREQYGKQIGSYQAVAHLLAESLAVIEGSVSVLRHAAWGVDELAPARAIRAAQIAKIYCARATRTVCETAVQVHGGIGNTWECIAHVYLRRALTSTELWPVALKEIDLGLS; via the coding sequence ATGGATGTACGTCTGACACCTGAACAGCAACAGCTACGGGATGCCGCCGCGAAGCTGGCCGATGATCTGGGGCCGACGACGGTAGCCGACCTCGCCGACGACAGCCGAATCGCGCGGCTGGACAAGCAGATCGCAGCGACGGGCTGGAGGTCACTGCGCGCCGATGGAGCCTCCGGGGTCGAAGTCGCCATTGTCGCTGAGGAATTCGGGCGCCGGTTGGTCGACACCCCGTTTCTCGGCCCGGTGTTGGCCGATGACCTGGCACACCGTATCGGTGTCGAGGCCGGCGCGGCCACCCCGACCACGGTGGCGCTCGCTGACCGCGCGATCGACGCGCGCGGTGCCCGGCGCGCTTTGTCGCTGTCCGCCAATACGGTGCTGGCCGCAGACCTCGGCGCCGTGCGCGACGGTGCCGACTTGACCAGAGCCGAAGCCGAATTGGGAGGCTCAGCAGAGACGCTCGGCGAGCTAGCGGACGACACTTCGGCCCGGTGGTACGCGCTCGCGTTGGTTGCCACGTGCGCGGACCTGGTCGGAATCGCCCGGGGTGCGCAGGCCGTCGCCTGCGACTACGCGAAGATTCGCGAACAGTACGGTAAGCAGATCGGCTCGTATCAAGCCGTCGCCCACCTGTTGGCCGAAAGCCTTGCCGTGATTGAAGGCTCGGTGAGCGTGCTGCGCCACGCCGCCTGGGGCGTCGACGAACTCGCGCCGGCGCGCGCCATCCGGGCTGCCCAGATCGCGAAGATCTACTGCGCGCGTGCCACCAGAACCGTGTGCGAGACCGCGGTTCAGGTACACGGCGGGATCGGCAACACCTGGGAGTGCATCGCACACGTCTACCTGCGCCGCGCCCTGACATCGACAGAGCTGTGGCCCGTCGCGCTGAAGGAGATCGATCTTGGACTTTCGTGA